The proteins below come from a single Natranaerofaba carboxydovora genomic window:
- a CDS encoding YggS family pyridoxal phosphate-dependent enzyme: MSRLNENLNEILEKINNSLSTSSYELDDITLVTVTKNATIEQIKEANELGLKDIGENKVQKALPQMNELEGLNINWHFIGHLQSNKVKYIIDKVHLIQSLDRHSLASEINNRAKNLARKIDTLVQVNIALEETKYGLAPDYVLNFVEEVLENYPFIRIRGLMTIAPFDEKPESLRPYFTRMRQLFEETGEKFDLKDDFNILSMGMSNDYQIALEEGSNMIRIGSSLFK; this comes from the coding sequence TTGTCAAGACTAAATGAAAATTTAAATGAAATATTAGAAAAAATAAATAATTCGTTGTCTACTTCCTCCTATGAGCTTGACGATATAACCCTTGTTACTGTGACAAAAAATGCTACTATTGAACAAATAAAAGAAGCTAATGAGTTAGGTTTAAAGGATATTGGTGAAAATAAAGTTCAAAAAGCTCTTCCCCAAATGAATGAACTAGAAGGCTTAAATATTAATTGGCATTTTATTGGTCATTTGCAAAGCAATAAAGTTAAATACATAATAGATAAAGTCCATTTGATACAATCCTTAGATCGTCACTCTTTGGCAAGCGAGATAAATAACAGGGCAAAAAACCTAGCCAGGAAGATAGATACTTTGGTACAAGTAAATATTGCTTTAGAAGAAACTAAATATGGCCTAGCACCAGATTATGTTCTGAATTTTGTTGAAGAAGTTTTAGAAAATTATCCTTTTATTAGAATAAGAGGTCTTATGACAATAGCCCCCTTTGATGAAAAACCTGAATCTTTAAGGCCTTATTTTACACGTATGAGGCAATTATTTGAAGAAACTGGTGAAAAATTTGACTTAAAAGATGATTTTAATATATTGTCTATGGGTATGAGTAATGACTATCAAATAGCATTAGAAGAGGGTTCAAACATGATTAGGATAGGTTCTTCGCTGTTTAAATGA
- a CDS encoding cell division protein SepF — MNFFEKILVTLGLAEETTEEDEEDNTPAPVEENKSKSSKKSYNKKSVVAFPSKTKGFNIMIMSPTEYEEAQRIGEFLKNAMPVIVNLEKLGLEEGKQLIDFVSGTVFGLDGTVHKIGKQIFLFSPPGVEVMGNIETQVNENDLNSYDG; from the coding sequence ATGAATTTCTTTGAAAAAATACTAGTCACTCTGGGGCTAGCAGAGGAAACCACTGAAGAGGATGAGGAAGATAATACACCTGCACCTGTTGAAGAAAATAAATCTAAATCATCAAAAAAATCATATAACAAAAAATCAGTAGTGGCTTTTCCATCCAAAACAAAAGGCTTTAATATAATGATCATGTCTCCTACAGAATATGAGGAAGCTCAAAGGATAGGAGAATTTTTAAAAAACGCCATGCCAGTTATAGTAAATTTGGAGAAACTAGGATTAGAAGAAGGAAAGCAGCTGATTGATTTTGTAAGTGGAACAGTTTTTGGGCTAGATGGCACAGTACATAAAATAGGAAAACAAATTTTTTTGTTTTCCCCACCAGGAGTTGAAGTCATGGGAAATATAGAAACACAAGTAAATGAAAATGATTTGAATAGTTATGACGGATAA
- a CDS encoding YggT family protein — MFSFYLISLVDMLITIFYYLFIIRVILSFVSVNVHGNPTLKKITEIIWLVTEPVLKPFRRLIPPTTVGGGSYVDFSPIVALIVLNLIQRFIIQRLLIGLM; from the coding sequence ATGTTTAGTTTTTATCTAATTAGCTTAGTAGATATGCTTATAACTATTTTTTACTATTTGTTTATAATCAGAGTGATTTTGTCTTTTGTATCAGTTAATGTACATGGCAACCCAACTCTGAAAAAAATTACAGAGATAATTTGGCTGGTAACAGAGCCAGTTTTAAAACCTTTTAGACGTTTGATTCCCCCAACAACAGTTGGTGGAGGAAGCTATGTAGATTTTTCTCCAATTGTTGCATTGATAGTACTTAATTTAATCCAAAGATTTATCATACAAAGGCTTTTAATTGGGTTAATGTAA
- a CDS encoding RNA-binding protein, whose amino-acid sequence MDDKKAKVLEHYQDPSDKELVNYYFEQIEKVSENNIKKETNFLDPHKLQIVENISNIFSGVDTLAYGGFKDCERKKVLLAPSAWNITKEMVGVNILSIDGNFEFEPISHRDVLGAILSLGLKREKIGDIIINNDTINVAVDSQISDYIIQNLNMIKKTTVNIQVVDEQEIDSSEDYVKEIKGTVASLRLDSVASVGFGASRNKMKELIKAQRVKLNWKQALDPKCEINEDDVISLQGKGRIQIASVGKKSRKGRRHILIRRYK is encoded by the coding sequence GTGGATGACAAAAAGGCAAAAGTTTTAGAACATTACCAGGACCCATCAGATAAAGAACTCGTTAATTACTACTTTGAACAAATAGAAAAGGTTTCTGAAAATAACATCAAAAAAGAGACCAACTTCCTTGATCCCCATAAGCTACAGATCGTTGAAAATATTTCAAATATATTTTCTGGTGTAGACACCTTAGCTTACGGTGGTTTTAAAGATTGTGAAAGAAAGAAGGTGTTATTAGCTCCTTCAGCGTGGAATATAACCAAAGAAATGGTTGGGGTCAATATTCTATCTATAGATGGAAATTTTGAATTTGAGCCAATTAGTCATAGAGATGTACTTGGTGCTATATTAAGTCTGGGTCTCAAAAGAGAAAAGATTGGTGATATAATAATAAATAATGATACTATTAACGTTGCGGTAGACAGTCAAATTTCAGATTATATCATTCAGAACTTAAACATGATTAAGAAGACTACTGTAAATATACAAGTGGTTGATGAACAAGAGATAGATTCAAGCGAAGATTATGTTAAAGAAATAAAAGGTACCGTAGCTAGCTTAAGATTAGATTCTGTAGCAAGTGTAGGATTTGGTGCATCAAGAAATAAAATGAAGGAACTTATTAAGGCTCAAAGGGTGAAACTTAATTGGAAGCAAGCTTTAGATCCAAAGTGTGAAATAAACGAAGATGATGTGATATCCCTTCAAGGAAAAGGTAGAATTCAAATTGCAAGTGTAGGTAAAAAGAGCAGAAAAGGTCGCAGGCATATCCTTATAAGGCGCTACAAATAG
- a CDS encoding DivIVA domain-containing protein encodes MTLTPLDIHNKEFSKSFRGYNRNEVNNFLEKVVKDYEGTIKNNIELKEKLEQLNNKIEHYQNMENTLHNAIVVAQETAEKVKENADKEAELTKEKAKEESERMIKEAKEESDKMISEAKKEVQKIERELHDLKNKAYSYRTKLKSILNTQLEMLEKDSWELAEEMDEKDVDLKDHKESERDLGENDLNEVSISEFDRSYYEVGSTSEENKDNSIEEKDVIKENDKEEEETDKDNEEKSDKKEL; translated from the coding sequence ATGACTCTTACTCCCCTTGATATTCATAATAAAGAGTTTAGTAAAAGTTTTAGGGGTTATAACAGAAATGAAGTAAATAATTTTCTAGAAAAAGTAGTGAAAGATTATGAAGGCACAATAAAAAATAATATAGAACTTAAAGAAAAATTAGAACAGCTAAATAATAAAATTGAACATTATCAAAACATGGAAAATACTTTGCATAATGCTATAGTTGTTGCCCAGGAAACTGCAGAAAAAGTAAAAGAAAATGCAGACAAAGAAGCGGAGTTGACAAAGGAAAAGGCTAAAGAGGAAAGTGAAAGAATGATAAAAGAAGCTAAAGAAGAAAGTGATAAAATGATAAGTGAGGCTAAAAAAGAAGTACAAAAAATAGAACGGGAATTGCATGATTTGAAGAATAAAGCTTATTCTTATAGAACAAAATTAAAATCTATTCTTAACACACAGCTTGAAATGTTAGAAAAGGATTCGTGGGAACTAGCTGAAGAAATGGATGAGAAAGACGTGGATTTAAAAGATCATAAAGAAAGTGAAAGGGATTTAGGTGAAAACGATCTAAACGAAGTTAGTATAAGTGAATTTGACCGAAGTTATTATGAAGTTGGTAGTACATCAGAAGAAAATAAAGACAACAGTATAGAAGAAAAAGATGTAATTAAAGAAAATGACAAAGAGGAAGAAGAGACAGATAAAGATAATGAAGAAAAAAGCGATAAAAAAGAATTATAA
- a CDS encoding TetR/AcrR family transcriptional regulator translates to MAIKKGEKYEAIIEAATKVIAQNGYYEAKVSQIAKEAELGDGTVYLYFKNKQDILISVMEEKMGNFLNLLEKRLKTKSSSLDKLYLLVDTHFNFLAEDFNLALFTQVELRQANKEIRAGIEPSLKTYYNIILQVLEQGIEEKVFSENLNKRAAASMIFGTLDETVTSWVMADGKFDILARVDPVYSLLTNGLKGEIK, encoded by the coding sequence GTGGCAATCAAAAAAGGTGAAAAGTATGAAGCTATAATAGAAGCCGCAACCAAGGTTATTGCACAAAATGGTTATTATGAAGCAAAAGTTTCGCAAATAGCAAAAGAAGCAGAACTTGGTGATGGTACAGTTTATTTATACTTTAAAAACAAACAAGATATACTGATTTCGGTAATGGAAGAAAAAATGGGGAACTTCTTGAATTTATTAGAAAAAAGACTTAAAACCAAAAGTAGCAGTTTGGATAAATTATACTTGTTAGTTGATACCCATTTTAATTTTTTGGCAGAAGATTTTAACCTTGCCCTTTTTACTCAGGTTGAATTAAGGCAGGCAAACAAAGAAATAAGGGCAGGCATAGAGCCTTCGCTTAAGACATATTACAACATTATTTTGCAAGTATTGGAGCAAGGGATTGAAGAAAAGGTGTTTTCAGAAAATTTGAACAAACGAGCCGCTGCAAGTATGATTTTTGGAACTTTAGATGAAACAGTAACTTCTTGGGTTATGGCTGATGGTAAGTTTGATATTTTAGCAAGGGTAGATCCTGTTTATAGCCTTTTAACAAATGGTTTAAAAGGAGAAATTAAATAG
- a CDS encoding 3-hydroxyacyl-CoA dehydrogenase/enoyl-CoA hydratase family protein: protein MKHIKSAAVIGAGVMGASIAALLASTGIKTLLLDIVPDEAKDSEDKSKRNALADKGLKQATKASPAAFYSKNDAALVETGNLEDDLDKLQGVDWVVEVVVEKMDIKKKLFKQVEENWNKGTIVSSNTSGLSINEMVSECSEEFQKHFMGTHFFNPPRYMKLFEVIPTPKTDPKLVEFMKDFATERLGKGVVLAKDTPNFIGNRIGVFSMLSTTKRMDEHGLTIEEVDTLTGRPLGRPKSATFRTLDLVGIDVFYHVAKNVVDRVSDEKEKEAFRAPDYIEKLVEKGRLGSKSGEGAYKKTKKDGKKEILTLDLETLEYREQKKAKFSSLAQLEMLPSRKKKIKGLVYSEDKAGKFAWDITKDLLLYSANKIPEISDDIVSIDRAMRWGFNWDYGPFELWDIIGVEDSVKKMEAEGEEVPQIVKDVLATEKKSFYFEEDNQTYYFDVDTKKHKTVEIDRKIINIANIKKDEQKIYKKSAGATILDMGDGIACFEMHSPQNAIGVDIINVILENMEDIEKDFRGMVLGSRGSNFCVGANLMMVLLEAQNKEWDLLDRMIDRFQKAMMTLKYSQIPVVAAPYSVTVGGGYEITAHCDYIQAAAETYTGLVEVGVGVIPAAGGCKEQLIRRAENMPKDADLTKGVNKAFETIAMATVATSAEEAKDHGYHRLSDGISINGDHQLYHAKQAAISMAERGYRPPKPARIKAVGDGGFAAMKQGIYILHKGGYISDYDKHIAEKLAYVLSGGRVQDGTEVSEQFILDLEREAFLSLLGEPKTQERMISMINTGKPKRN from the coding sequence GTGAAACATATAAAAAGTGCAGCAGTTATCGGTGCAGGTGTAATGGGGGCATCAATTGCTGCTTTATTAGCTAGCACGGGAATTAAGACATTATTATTAGACATTGTACCGGATGAAGCAAAAGATAGTGAAGATAAGTCAAAGCGAAATGCCTTGGCCGATAAAGGTCTTAAGCAGGCGACGAAAGCTTCGCCGGCGGCATTTTATAGCAAAAATGATGCTGCATTGGTTGAAACTGGGAACTTGGAAGATGATTTGGATAAACTTCAAGGCGTTGACTGGGTAGTTGAAGTTGTAGTCGAAAAGATGGATATCAAAAAGAAGCTGTTCAAACAGGTAGAAGAAAACTGGAACAAAGGAACGATTGTTTCGTCAAACACTTCAGGGCTATCAATAAACGAGATGGTTTCTGAATGTAGTGAAGAATTTCAAAAGCATTTTATGGGGACACACTTTTTTAATCCGCCAAGATATATGAAGCTGTTTGAGGTTATTCCGACTCCTAAGACTGACCCCAAATTAGTGGAATTTATGAAAGACTTTGCTACAGAACGTCTTGGAAAAGGGGTAGTTTTGGCAAAGGATACACCAAACTTTATTGGTAATCGTATAGGTGTATTTAGCATGTTATCTACGACTAAAAGAATGGATGAGCATGGTCTAACAATAGAGGAAGTTGATACCCTGACAGGAAGACCTCTCGGTAGGCCAAAGAGTGCTACTTTTAGAACACTTGATCTTGTTGGAATTGATGTATTCTATCATGTGGCTAAAAACGTTGTAGATAGGGTTAGTGACGAAAAGGAAAAAGAGGCTTTTAGGGCACCTGATTACATTGAAAAACTTGTCGAAAAAGGCAGATTGGGCTCTAAGTCTGGAGAAGGTGCATATAAGAAAACTAAAAAAGATGGGAAAAAAGAAATACTAACTTTAGACTTAGAAACTTTGGAGTATAGAGAACAGAAAAAAGCAAAGTTCTCTTCTTTAGCGCAACTTGAGATGCTTCCTTCAAGAAAGAAGAAAATAAAAGGGCTAGTTTATTCCGAAGATAAAGCTGGAAAATTCGCCTGGGATATAACAAAAGACCTGCTACTTTATAGTGCAAATAAAATTCCTGAAATTTCAGATGACATAGTTAGTATAGATAGAGCAATGCGCTGGGGCTTTAACTGGGATTATGGACCCTTTGAACTTTGGGATATTATAGGTGTAGAAGACTCTGTGAAAAAGATGGAAGCTGAAGGTGAAGAAGTACCCCAGATTGTAAAAGATGTTCTTGCTACAGAAAAAAAGAGTTTTTATTTTGAAGAAGATAATCAAACCTACTACTTTGATGTTGATACAAAAAAACACAAGACTGTTGAAATTGACAGGAAAATAATAAATATTGCAAATATCAAAAAAGATGAACAGAAAATTTACAAAAAAAGCGCTGGTGCAACAATACTAGACATGGGCGATGGGATAGCATGTTTTGAAATGCACTCACCTCAAAATGCAATTGGAGTAGATATAATTAATGTAATATTAGAGAATATGGAAGATATTGAAAAAGACTTCAGGGGTATGGTTCTTGGTAGTAGGGGTAGTAACTTCTGCGTTGGAGCTAACCTAATGATGGTACTTTTAGAAGCTCAAAACAAAGAGTGGGATCTACTTGATAGGATGATAGATAGGTTCCAAAAAGCGATGATGACCCTTAAATACTCTCAAATCCCTGTGGTTGCAGCTCCTTATAGTGTCACAGTTGGCGGAGGCTATGAAATAACTGCTCACTGTGATTATATACAGGCTGCGGCAGAAACTTATACCGGTCTTGTAGAAGTTGGAGTAGGTGTTATCCCTGCTGCTGGAGGTTGTAAAGAACAGCTTATTAGAAGAGCAGAAAATATGCCAAAGGATGCTGATCTAACTAAAGGCGTTAATAAAGCCTTTGAAACAATTGCCATGGCAACAGTAGCTACAAGTGCCGAAGAAGCAAAAGATCACGGCTATCATAGGTTGTCAGATGGTATAAGCATTAATGGTGATCATCAGCTTTATCATGCTAAGCAGGCTGCAATTTCAATGGCTGAGAGAGGGTATAGACCTCCAAAACCAGCACGTATAAAAGCTGTTGGAGATGGTGGATTTGCGGCAATGAAACAGGGGATATACATTCTGCACAAAGGTGGATATATATCTGATTATGATAAGCATATAGCAGAAAAGCTAGCTTATGTCTTAAGTGGTGGAAGAGTACAAGATGGTACAGAAGTTAGTGAGCAATTTATATTAGATCTTGAAAGAGAAGCATTCTTATCTTTACTTGGTGAACCAAAAACTCAGGAGAGAATGATTAGCATGATAAACACGGGTAAACCTAAGAGGAATTAA
- a CDS encoding thiolase family protein has protein sequence MTEVVIATGARTPVGRAPKGTLSRERPEDLAALVIKEVVNRSGIDPVQVEDVILGCSFPEGEQGMNIGRVASTRAGLPNDVPGQTVNRFCSSGLQSISMAAERIMAGFADVIIAGGVESMSMVPMGGNKIAPNPGLIDNMPEAYITMGLTAEEVAKRYNISREEQDEFALASHQKAAKAIEEGKFEEECVPVEVNKRTVKNGKIKEEKIVFDKDEGVRPNTTLEKLGQLKPVFAKDGSVTPGNSSQINDAAAAVLVTTREKAEELGLTPLAIFKGFGIAGVDPDVMGIGPAKAIPKALELTGLSKDDIDLFELNEAFASQALYCINELGLDKDKVNVNGGAIALGHPLGCTGSKLTLTLLHELKRRGGRYGIVSMCIGGGMGAAGVFENCN, from the coding sequence ATGACAGAAGTTGTTATTGCAACGGGAGCCAGAACTCCTGTAGGAAGAGCTCCTAAAGGAACCCTGTCGAGGGAGCGTCCAGAAGACTTGGCTGCCCTTGTTATCAAGGAAGTTGTTAATAGATCGGGCATAGATCCTGTGCAAGTAGAAGATGTGATATTGGGCTGTTCCTTTCCTGAAGGGGAGCAGGGCATGAATATAGGTCGTGTAGCTAGCACGAGGGCAGGCCTACCAAATGATGTTCCCGGTCAAACGGTTAATAGATTTTGTTCTTCTGGACTTCAGTCCATTTCGATGGCTGCTGAAAGAATTATGGCTGGATTTGCCGATGTGATCATAGCAGGAGGAGTAGAAAGCATGAGTATGGTCCCTATGGGTGGAAACAAGATAGCTCCAAATCCGGGACTGATAGATAATATGCCTGAAGCTTATATTACTATGGGACTTACAGCAGAAGAAGTAGCAAAAAGATATAATATCAGCCGTGAAGAACAGGACGAATTTGCCTTAGCCAGTCACCAAAAAGCGGCAAAAGCAATTGAAGAGGGAAAATTCGAAGAAGAATGTGTGCCCGTTGAGGTAAATAAAAGAACTGTTAAAAATGGTAAGATCAAAGAAGAAAAAATTGTTTTTGATAAGGATGAAGGAGTGAGACCGAATACGACTTTAGAGAAGTTAGGTCAATTGAAACCTGTTTTTGCTAAGGATGGTTCGGTTACACCTGGTAATTCATCTCAGATCAATGATGCTGCTGCTGCAGTATTGGTGACCACTAGAGAAAAGGCTGAAGAACTTGGACTTACTCCACTGGCGATTTTTAAAGGCTTCGGAATTGCTGGAGTTGATCCAGATGTAATGGGGATAGGACCGGCGAAAGCTATACCAAAAGCATTAGAACTTACAGGACTTTCTAAAGATGATATAGATTTATTCGAGCTAAATGAGGCATTTGCTTCTCAGGCACTATATTGTATCAACGAGCTCGGTCTTGATAAGGATAAAGTAAATGTTAATGGAGGGGCTATAGCCCTTGGCCATCCTCTTGGCTGTACTGGTTCAAAATTAACTTTGACATTACTTCACGAGTTAAAGAGAAGAGGCGGTCGTTACGGAATAGTTTCTATGTGTATAGGCGGCGGCATGGGTGCTGCTGGTGTATTTGAAAACTGTAATTAA
- a CDS encoding acyl-CoA dehydrogenase family protein translates to MAKKELIKGGAYLIEKIDPEQVFTPEDFTDEQKMIYKMAKDFAEGEVAPKIEELEKQEEGLAKSLVQKAGELGLVGADVPEAYEGTETDKVSSFLIAEVFSKGGSFALTYGAHTGIGTLPIIYFGNEDQKKRYLPALASGEKMAAYALTEPGAGSDAMNIKTKAQLSDDGNHYILNGSKQWITNGGWADVYVVFAKVDGEKFSAFIVERDWEGVSTGEEEEKMGIKGSSTRTINFDDVKVPKENLLFHEGKGHIVAFNVLNIGRFKLGVGCLGSAKEALRESVNYSMEREQFKTPICKFPMIMEKIAKMTSRIYASESMLYRIAGDIEANLENVDKNAEDAGKEISKAIEEYAIECSIAKTDASEMLDFVVDEGVQVHGGYGFSSEYPIERMYRDSRINKIFEGTNEVNRMIIPATIMRKAQKGELPLMGAAQKLRKELALPMEAPESNEFPYPEIKLLENAKKICMMVSGAAVEKFGEKLRDQQEILSRIANLMIEVYMIESSLLRAIKSGKKDKEKGQLMAGMTQLYINDKWPLFIANAKEALKATEEGDNLATMLAALKKYSYYEEENIVKLQRGIAKGVYEAKGYPFSYQ, encoded by the coding sequence GTGGCAAAAAAAGAATTGATTAAAGGTGGAGCTTATTTAATAGAAAAGATTGACCCGGAGCAGGTTTTTACACCGGAAGATTTTACTGATGAACAAAAGATGATTTATAAAATGGCTAAAGACTTTGCTGAAGGAGAAGTTGCACCAAAAATTGAAGAACTTGAAAAGCAGGAAGAAGGGCTTGCAAAGTCCCTTGTACAAAAAGCAGGTGAGCTGGGGCTAGTTGGTGCTGATGTTCCTGAGGCTTATGAAGGAACAGAAACAGATAAAGTTAGCAGCTTTTTGATTGCTGAAGTGTTCTCTAAAGGTGGTTCATTTGCTCTTACCTATGGTGCCCATACAGGAATCGGAACCTTGCCGATAATTTATTTTGGTAACGAAGATCAGAAAAAGCGTTATCTCCCAGCTTTGGCTTCAGGAGAAAAAATGGCTGCTTATGCTTTGACAGAGCCTGGTGCTGGTTCAGATGCTATGAATATTAAAACTAAGGCTCAATTAAGCGACGATGGTAATCATTATATCTTAAACGGATCAAAGCAGTGGATAACAAACGGTGGATGGGCAGATGTGTATGTGGTATTTGCTAAAGTAGATGGCGAAAAGTTCTCAGCCTTTATTGTTGAGAGAGACTGGGAAGGCGTATCAACAGGTGAAGAAGAAGAAAAAATGGGGATTAAAGGTTCTTCAACTAGAACAATAAACTTTGATGACGTAAAAGTTCCAAAAGAAAACCTATTATTTCATGAAGGTAAAGGTCATATTGTGGCGTTCAATGTGTTAAATATAGGTAGATTCAAGCTAGGGGTTGGATGCCTTGGTTCTGCTAAAGAAGCTTTAAGAGAATCAGTGAATTATTCGATGGAAAGAGAACAGTTTAAGACGCCAATTTGTAAGTTCCCAATGATAATGGAAAAAATAGCAAAAATGACCAGCAGAATTTATGCTTCTGAAAGTATGCTGTATCGTATAGCAGGGGATATTGAAGCAAATCTAGAAAATGTAGATAAAAATGCTGAAGATGCAGGAAAAGAAATTTCTAAAGCAATTGAAGAATATGCAATTGAATGTTCTATTGCGAAAACTGACGCGTCAGAAATGCTTGACTTTGTTGTAGATGAAGGTGTTCAGGTTCATGGTGGATATGGATTTAGCTCAGAATATCCAATTGAAAGGATGTATAGGGATTCAAGAATTAATAAAATTTTCGAAGGAACAAATGAAGTAAATAGGATGATAATTCCTGCAACTATTATGAGAAAAGCTCAAAAAGGCGAACTTCCTTTAATGGGAGCAGCACAAAAACTAAGAAAAGAATTAGCGTTGCCTATGGAAGCGCCAGAAAGTAATGAATTTCCTTATCCAGAAATTAAGTTATTAGAAAATGCAAAGAAAATCTGCATGATGGTGTCTGGTGCTGCAGTTGAAAAATTCGGTGAAAAACTTCGTGACCAACAGGAAATCCTTTCTAGAATAGCGAACCTTATGATTGAAGTATACATGATAGAAAGCAGTTTATTACGTGCTATTAAATCAGGTAAAAAAGACAAAGAAAAAGGTCAGTTAATGGCTGGAATGACCCAGTTGTATATCAATGATAAGTGGCCATTGTTTATTGCAAATGCTAAGGAAGCTTTAAAAGCAACTGAAGAAGGAGACAATCTTGCTACCATGTTGGCTGCTCTTAAAAAATATTCTTATTACGAGGAAGAAAATATCGTAAAGTTACAGAGAGGAATAGCTAAAGGAGTTTATGAAGCTAAAGGGTATCCGTTTTCTTATCAATAA
- a CDS encoding electron transfer flavoprotein subunit beta/FixA family protein, translating into MDIIVCVKQVPDTTEVQIDPETGTLVREGVPSIVNPFDLNAVEAALQLKEEHGGTVTVITMGPPQAKDALKECLAMGADEAVLISDKDFAGADTWATSYTLAKSVEALGNYDLVLCGKEAIDGDTAQTGPGIAEHLGIPQVTYLQKIVKVEDEKMQVERVIDGGAETVEVPLPALMTCEKSMNEPRYATIKGTMKANKKEIPEYSAQDIKADPECIGLKGSPTKVKRVFAPEKKTGGEIIEGEPKEAVQTLVKKLQDANIV; encoded by the coding sequence ATGGATATTATCGTATGTGTAAAACAGGTGCCCGATACTACGGAAGTTCAGATCGACCCGGAAACTGGAACGCTAGTTAGGGAAGGTGTTCCAAGTATAGTTAACCCATTTGATTTAAATGCTGTAGAGGCTGCGCTGCAGCTAAAAGAAGAACATGGTGGCACGGTAACTGTTATAACAATGGGACCACCTCAGGCTAAAGATGCTTTAAAAGAATGTCTTGCCATGGGGGCAGATGAAGCGGTCTTAATTTCTGACAAAGACTTTGCAGGGGCAGACACTTGGGCTACTTCTTATACCCTGGCAAAATCGGTGGAAGCTCTCGGAAATTACGATCTAGTTTTATGTGGAAAAGAGGCAATTGATGGGGATACTGCCCAAACAGGTCCAGGCATTGCAGAACACCTTGGAATTCCTCAGGTGACCTATCTACAAAAAATCGTTAAAGTAGAAGATGAAAAAATGCAAGTTGAAAGAGTTATTGATGGTGGAGCAGAGACAGTAGAGGTACCTCTGCCAGCGTTAATGACTTGTGAAAAGAGCATGAACGAGCCGAGGTATGCAACTATAAAAGGTACTATGAAAGCAAATAAGAAAGAAATTCCTGAATATTCAGCACAAGACATCAAGGCAGATCCTGAATGTATAGGGTTAAAAGGTTCTCCTACTAAAGTTAAGCGTGTATTTGCCCCGGAAAAGAAAACAGGCGGTGAAATAATAGAAGGAGAGCCAAAAGAAGCTGTACAGACACTTGTTAAAAAGCTTCAGGATGCAAATATAGTTTAA